A portion of the Bifidobacterium lemurum genome contains these proteins:
- a CDS encoding HAD family hydrolase, translating into MKGWPGEPDMDYDVMVAQGEAAANAGKPVTDVIFDFGNVLIYWDPAAVLVPRYRQKTIDQFLDNDISGFYDSCDMMDGGATIAESVDWMRRTHGDKWADILEYYIANFLDSLTGIVPGARVLVNDLKAAGVRVWGLSNWDKELFAEAEEQCDILRELDGKIVSGFVGMRKPHKDIYERALQEFGITAEGAVFIDDKAMNIVGANEAGIRGVRFQDPVKLRELLIAAGVDIPALQ; encoded by the coding sequence ATGAAGGGATGGCCCGGCGAGCCGGACATGGACTATGACGTGATGGTGGCGCAGGGCGAGGCCGCGGCGAATGCCGGCAAGCCCGTCACCGACGTGATCTTCGACTTCGGCAACGTGCTGATCTACTGGGATCCGGCGGCCGTGCTGGTGCCCCGCTACCGCCAGAAGACCATCGACCAGTTCCTCGACAATGACATCTCCGGCTTCTACGACAGCTGCGACATGATGGATGGCGGCGCGACTATTGCCGAGAGCGTCGACTGGATGCGCCGTACGCATGGCGACAAGTGGGCCGACATCCTCGAATACTACATCGCGAACTTTCTCGACTCCCTGACCGGCATCGTGCCGGGCGCGCGCGTGCTCGTCAACGATCTGAAGGCCGCCGGTGTGCGTGTATGGGGCCTGAGCAACTGGGATAAGGAGCTGTTCGCCGAGGCCGAGGAGCAGTGCGACATCCTGCGTGAACTCGACGGCAAAATCGTCTCCGGCTTCGTCGGCATGCGCAAGCCGCATAAGGATATCTACGAGCGCGCCCTGCAGGAGTTCGGCATCACGGCCGAAGGGGCCGTATTTATCGACGACAAGGCGATGAACATCGTGGGCGCGAACGAGGCCGGCATCCGCGGCGTGCGTTTCCAGGACCCGGTGAAGCTGCGCGAACTGCTGATCGCCGCCGGAGTGGACATCCCCGCGCTGCAGTAA
- the fmt gene encoding methionyl-tRNA formyltransferase: MLRLVFAGTPDVAVPSLKAFAADPRFEVVGVITRPDAPTGRGRKLMPSPVKAAALELGVPVIDFKPRSDEFLEILRELRADIAAVIAYGNILPQPVLDAVPLGWYNLHFSNLPKWRGAAPVQRAIWAGDATCGADVFKVGEGLDDGPVIASMSVELTGRETSGELLDRLAADGAPMYVDALAAVGEGTAAFTPQSDEGVQYAHKITTEDAHIDFADDVESIDRQVRACTPAPGAWCVLHAGGAGIADGADGVGIENAAGGDGKGTTLHVLSARPADLGNPNTPTDLGAGVIRAGKKNVWVGTGTTPLELLEVKAQGKKAMRAADWARGARLTDAAYCD; encoded by the coding sequence ATGCTCAGACTGGTGTTCGCCGGCACCCCCGACGTGGCGGTGCCGTCCCTGAAGGCCTTCGCCGCCGATCCGCGTTTCGAAGTGGTCGGCGTGATCACCCGTCCCGATGCCCCCACCGGTCGCGGCCGCAAACTCATGCCCAGTCCGGTCAAAGCCGCGGCGCTCGAACTCGGTGTGCCGGTGATCGACTTCAAACCCCGCAGCGACGAATTCCTTGAAATCCTGCGGGAACTGCGCGCCGACATCGCCGCCGTGATCGCCTACGGCAACATCCTTCCCCAACCGGTGCTCGACGCGGTGCCGCTCGGCTGGTACAACCTGCATTTCTCGAATCTGCCCAAGTGGCGCGGCGCGGCCCCCGTGCAGCGCGCCATCTGGGCGGGCGACGCCACCTGCGGCGCCGACGTGTTCAAAGTCGGCGAAGGATTGGACGACGGCCCCGTCATCGCCTCGATGAGCGTGGAGCTCACCGGCCGCGAAACCTCCGGCGAGCTGCTCGACCGTTTGGCGGCCGACGGCGCGCCGATGTATGTGGACGCGCTGGCCGCCGTGGGGGAGGGCACCGCCGCATTCACGCCCCAGTCGGATGAGGGCGTCCAGTACGCGCATAAGATCACCACCGAGGACGCGCATATCGATTTCGCCGACGATGTGGAATCCATCGACCGGCAGGTCCGCGCCTGTACGCCCGCGCCTGGCGCGTGGTGTGTTCTGCACGCCGGCGGTGCTGGTATCGCTGATGGCGCTGACGGCGTTGGTATCGAGAACGCCGCAGGCGGCGATGGCAAAGGCACGACCCTGCATGTGTTGTCAGCACGTCCCGCCGACTTGGGCAATCCCAATACCCCGACAGATCTTGGCGCTGGCGTGATTCGCGCGGGCAAGAAAAACGTGTGGGTCGGCACCGGCACTACGCCGTTGGAGCTGCTCGAAGTCAAAGCGCAAGGCAAAAAAGCCATGCGCGCCGCCGATTGGGCGCGAGGCGCGCGTCTGACCGACGCCGCCTACTGCGACTGA
- the serB gene encoding phosphoserine phosphatase SerB — MSEEYAQFVDETPSPDQFFAPPTLSKPGLLVMDVDSTLIDEEVIDELGEAAGCGERIAEVTERAMRGELEFCEALRARVALLEGLDVSVFDAVRARIHFTTGALELIDTLHAHGWKVGVVSGGFHEVVDHLAEEAHIDYWMANRLEVVDGRLTGRVLGEIVCKTVKLHALREWARRCGVPMTQTVAVGDGANDIPMIQAAGLGIAFCAKPKTQLAAPAAINERDLRLVLDHLD; from the coding sequence ATGTCCGAAGAATATGCGCAGTTTGTTGACGAGACGCCCTCCCCCGACCAGTTCTTTGCACCCCCTACGCTGTCGAAACCCGGCCTGCTGGTGATGGATGTGGATTCGACGCTGATCGACGAGGAGGTCATCGACGAGCTGGGCGAAGCCGCGGGCTGCGGCGAGCGGATCGCCGAGGTGACCGAGCGGGCGATGCGCGGCGAATTGGAGTTCTGCGAGGCCTTGCGCGCACGCGTGGCGCTGTTGGAGGGTTTGGACGTGTCGGTGTTCGACGCGGTGCGCGCACGCATCCACTTCACCACCGGCGCGTTGGAGCTGATCGACACGCTGCACGCGCATGGTTGGAAGGTCGGCGTGGTCTCCGGCGGATTCCATGAGGTGGTGGATCATCTGGCCGAAGAGGCGCATATCGACTATTGGATGGCGAACCGGCTGGAAGTGGTGGACGGACGCCTCACCGGACGCGTGTTGGGTGAGATCGTATGCAAGACGGTCAAGCTGCATGCCTTGCGGGAGTGGGCGCGGCGGTGCGGCGTGCCCATGACTCAGACCGTGGCGGTGGGCGACGGCGCGAACGACATCCCGATGATCCAGGCCGCCGGATTGGGCATCGCCTTCTGTGCCAAGCCGAAGACGCAGCTCGCCGCTCCCGCCGCCATCAACGAACGCGATCTGCGACTGGTGCTCGACCACCTCGATTAA
- a CDS encoding DedA family protein translates to MVFSASSAFVLANATPAPICTTESSGLIGAITDWLVGLMETVGGLGVAFAIALESVFPPIPSEVILPLAGFTAARGSLNLFEAIIWATIGSVLGAWALYGISRWVGLRRINRAADKIPGVSRKDVGKANDWFTKYGTWSVLLGRVIPVVRSLISIPAGFNRMNFLQFTGWTLLGSAVWNTILVSAGYLLGDQWCSIQGALGVFEDVVIAAVVMVIVWYAARKVRSVVLRRRVAAQADAAEGTEESDD, encoded by the coding sequence ATGGTTTTTTCCGCTTCCTCAGCTTTCGTCCTCGCCAACGCCACACCGGCCCCGATCTGCACCACGGAAAGCAGCGGCCTGATAGGCGCGATCACCGATTGGCTGGTGGGGTTGATGGAGACGGTCGGAGGCCTCGGCGTCGCGTTCGCCATCGCCTTGGAATCCGTCTTCCCGCCCATTCCCAGCGAGGTGATTCTGCCCTTGGCCGGATTCACCGCGGCTCGCGGTTCGCTCAACCTTTTCGAGGCGATCATCTGGGCCACCATCGGCTCCGTCTTGGGCGCATGGGCGCTGTACGGCATCTCCCGTTGGGTGGGATTGCGGCGCATCAACCGCGCCGCCGACAAAATCCCCGGCGTCAGCCGCAAGGACGTGGGCAAAGCGAACGACTGGTTCACCAAGTATGGCACCTGGTCGGTGCTGCTCGGCCGTGTGATTCCCGTGGTGCGCTCGCTGATCTCCATTCCCGCCGGCTTCAACCGTATGAACTTCCTGCAATTCACAGGCTGGACGCTGCTCGGCTCGGCCGTGTGGAACACGATTCTCGTCTCGGCCGGATATCTGCTCGGCGACCAGTGGTGTTCGATCCAAGGCGCGTTGGGTGTGTTCGAGGATGTGGTCATCGCCGCCGTGGTTATGGTCATCGTATGGTATGCGGCGCGCAAAGTGCGTAGTGTGGTGCTGAGAAGACGCGTGGCCGCACAGGCCGACGCGGCGGAAGGCACTGAGGAGAGCGATGACTGA
- the dop gene encoding depupylase/deamidase Dop: MSVKRVMGTETEYAVSQPGVAYYQPVQLSFDVVKAASDPSTAHIRWDYRQEDPVNDARGTRLDRAAARPDMLTDEPQLNITNVIAPNGGRIYVDHAHPEYSAPETRDPFEAVAYDHAGDRLMLAAAQAASAAAERPIVLHRNNVDGKGASWGTHENYMMSRSVPFEKVSRLMTLHFVSRQIYAGSGRVGLGERGETPGYQISQRADYIQSKIGLQTTFDRPIINTRDEPHGPAASRRLHVIVGDANRMEVPQALKLGVTSMLLWLLEHAEETGFELDALLDELALADPVAALHTVSRDLSLAAELPLESGETTTAWIIQVRLRMAVYQAAAVAYGIDTAGEPAWPDRATRSVMAMWGQALADTAAIRHADDDARLAMSGEASRVEWLLKWQLLEKLRRKIEATATPTTEVPAAQASSTSGVSMPGGSGIGSTDTVPASDIAPGQRAASGWDDPRIAAIDLKWAALDPADSVFERLRARTERVLTDGEVARAAAEPPEDTRAWLRAMMVRRYPGQMAAASWSHLTARDENTASAGETYGNASRAPRPASDLFSLDTADPEAFTRADCEPVMEQCEQAVQVLRRLAETRASTV; this comes from the coding sequence ATGAGCGTCAAACGGGTGATGGGGACGGAAACCGAATATGCGGTGTCGCAGCCGGGCGTGGCCTATTATCAGCCGGTGCAGTTGTCATTCGACGTGGTCAAGGCGGCATCCGATCCGAGCACCGCGCATATCCGCTGGGACTACCGGCAGGAGGATCCGGTCAACGACGCGCGCGGCACCCGTCTCGACCGCGCCGCCGCCCGCCCCGACATGCTCACCGACGAGCCGCAGCTCAACATCACCAACGTGATCGCCCCCAACGGCGGACGCATCTACGTGGACCACGCGCATCCCGAATATTCCGCGCCGGAGACCCGTGACCCCTTCGAAGCCGTGGCGTACGACCATGCCGGCGACCGTCTGATGCTCGCCGCCGCCCAGGCCGCCAGCGCCGCCGCCGAACGTCCCATCGTGCTGCACCGCAACAACGTGGACGGCAAAGGCGCGAGCTGGGGCACACATGAGAACTATATGATGAGCCGTTCGGTTCCGTTCGAGAAGGTGTCGCGTCTGATGACCCTGCACTTCGTCTCCCGACAGATCTACGCCGGCTCGGGGCGCGTGGGCCTGGGGGAGCGCGGCGAGACGCCCGGCTACCAGATCAGCCAGCGGGCCGACTACATCCAGTCGAAAATCGGCCTGCAAACCACCTTCGACCGGCCGATTATCAACACGCGCGACGAACCGCACGGTCCCGCAGCCAGCCGCCGTCTGCATGTGATCGTCGGCGACGCGAACCGTATGGAGGTCCCGCAGGCGCTCAAACTCGGCGTCACCTCCATGCTGCTGTGGCTGCTCGAACATGCCGAAGAGACCGGATTCGAACTCGACGCGCTGCTGGACGAACTCGCGTTGGCCGATCCGGTCGCGGCCCTGCATACCGTGTCGCGCGACTTGTCTCTGGCGGCCGAACTGCCGCTCGAATCGGGCGAGACGACCACCGCGTGGATCATTCAGGTACGGCTGCGCATGGCCGTGTATCAGGCGGCGGCGGTCGCGTACGGCATCGATACGGCCGGCGAACCGGCATGGCCGGACAGGGCCACCCGCTCGGTGATGGCGATGTGGGGGCAGGCGCTCGCCGACACGGCCGCCATCCGCCATGCCGACGACGACGCGCGGCTTGCGATGAGCGGCGAGGCCTCGCGTGTGGAATGGCTGCTCAAATGGCAGCTGCTGGAGAAGCTGCGGCGCAAGATTGAGGCGACCGCAACGCCCACGACCGAAGTCCCCGCAGCCCAGGCTTCTTCCACGTCCGGGGTTTCCATGCCGGGCGGCTCCGGCATCGGCTCGACCGATACGGTCCCGGCTTCCGACATCGCCCCCGGCCAGCGCGCGGCCAGCGGTTGGGACGATCCGCGGATCGCCGCCATCGATCTGAAATGGGCGGCCCTCGACCCCGCGGACAGTGTGTTCGAACGGCTTCGCGCACGCACCGAACGGGTGCTGACGGACGGCGAGGTGGCGCGTGCGGCGGCCGAACCGCCCGAGGACACGCGCGCCTGGCTGCGCGCCATGATGGTGCGCCGGTACCCCGGGCAGATGGCGGCGGCGAGCTGGTCGCATCTGACCGCACGAGACGAAAACACCGCGTCGGCGGGCGAAACATACGGCAATGCCAGCCGCGCCCCGCGCCCGGCCTCAGATCTGTTCTCGTTGGATACCGCCGATCCCGAAGCGTTCACGCGCGCGGATTGCGAGCCTGTAATGGAGCAATGCGAACAGGCCGTGCAGGTCTTGCGCAGGCTCGCCGAGACGCGCGCCTCGACCGTTTAG
- a CDS encoding inositol monophosphatase family protein — translation METREETPNDLRALAMQVAKILEQAGKHALQDQLNPHDLHLPDISDGRRQHVETDTRVLRYVSARIADTMRFDGFWSARPATSRPGQRYWYIGKVDGVINFIRNMSEWSLTTALFEFNEECRPVPILGVVHAPALGLTYLAARGAGAIRIRTSSIGEKREKVVPSMTPSLDGAVISYGMSFIPEESKRALETVVAMAGRPADIKRVGPASLDLCKVADGTYDAYFEPMLHDWDIPAIAAGTVVVWEAQGTLHRWNGDYIHWRHDNDVVATNGLIYRDLKQYLD, via the coding sequence ATGGAAACCAGAGAGGAAACACCCAACGACCTGCGCGCTCTGGCGATGCAGGTCGCGAAGATTCTTGAACAGGCAGGCAAACACGCCCTGCAGGACCAGCTGAACCCCCATGACCTGCATCTGCCCGACATCAGCGACGGCCGCCGCCAACATGTGGAGACGGACACCCGCGTGCTGCGTTATGTGAGCGCGCGCATCGCCGACACCATGCGTTTCGACGGCTTCTGGAGCGCGCGCCCCGCGACCAGCCGCCCCGGCCAGCGCTACTGGTACATCGGCAAGGTCGACGGCGTGATCAACTTCATCCGCAATATGAGCGAATGGTCGCTGACCACGGCGCTGTTCGAATTCAACGAGGAATGCCGCCCCGTGCCCATCCTCGGCGTCGTGCACGCTCCGGCGTTGGGTCTGACCTACCTGGCGGCCCGCGGCGCCGGCGCCATCCGCATCCGCACCAGCTCGATCGGTGAGAAGCGCGAGAAGGTCGTGCCTTCGATGACCCCCTCCTTGGACGGCGCCGTGATCAGCTACGGCATGTCGTTCATTCCCGAGGAGTCCAAGCGCGCGTTGGAGACGGTGGTCGCCATGGCAGGCCGCCCGGCCGACATCAAACGCGTCGGTCCCGCCTCGCTGGATCTGTGCAAGGTGGCGGACGGCACGTACGACGCCTATTTCGAGCCGATGCTGCACGATTGGGATATCCCCGCCATCGCAGCCGGCACTGTGGTGGTGTGGGAGGCGCAGGGCACCCTGCATCGTTGGAACGGCGACTACATCCACTGGCGTCACGACAACGACGTGGTGGCCACCAACGGTCTGATCTACCGCGATCTCAAGCAGTATCTCGACTGA
- a CDS encoding ubiquitin-like protein Pup yields the protein MPQEFEQAQAAAETVAEQESAAVTSQETSDQLDALDAVLDDIESTLATNAEEYVSSFVQKGGE from the coding sequence ATGCCTCAGGAATTTGAACAGGCGCAGGCCGCGGCCGAAACCGTCGCCGAACAGGAGTCTGCGGCGGTCACATCGCAGGAGACGAGCGATCAGCTCGACGCGTTGGACGCGGTGCTCGACGACATCGAATCGACTTTGGCCACCAACGCCGAGGAATACGTGAGCAGCTTCGTGCAGAAGGGCGGCGAGTGA
- the pafA gene encoding Pup--protein ligase: protein MPQLRDSSTSANSREPVSSAAMNGFCRIFGVETEYGVSVTGADRPVDAGQVAMTMFQPVVSRSRSTNTYLTNGSRLYLDVGSHPEYATAEARDPMNALVQDLAGERVMRRLAMQAQERLRESHGANASIHVFKNNVDSAGHAFGCHENYLVRRFVPLENVERELLPFLITRQLFTGAGRVTDEGLQITQRADFLDEAVSSATTRARPMVNTRDEPHADPDSFRRLHVIIGDSNRSQWATWMKLATTHLVLCVMEHAARAGEPSGFEPMALVDPAAANRAVSRYLMRDDIVLETADGVMSPLAMQRRYLELVEVFAADHADELNDVPHVLEQWCEALDALESGDFDALADRVDWAAKRRLFAALEARHPGMARTQLEHLELDYHDVANGRVYESLLARGQMRVLADDGTAFRAMGEPPSDTRAALRGAFVGAALNAGAQFSCDWTRLTVSAPERHEVALLDPFRAEPTEEYLRMMRSLG from the coding sequence ATGCCGCAGCTGCGCGACAGCTCCACCAGCGCGAACTCCCGGGAACCCGTATCATCCGCCGCGATGAACGGGTTCTGCCGTATTTTCGGCGTGGAAACCGAATACGGCGTGTCCGTCACCGGGGCGGACAGGCCCGTGGACGCGGGGCAGGTGGCGATGACGATGTTCCAGCCGGTCGTCTCGCGTTCGCGCTCCACCAACACCTACCTGACCAACGGCTCGCGGCTGTATCTCGACGTCGGCTCGCATCCGGAATACGCCACCGCCGAGGCGCGCGACCCGATGAACGCGCTGGTCCAGGACCTGGCGGGGGAGCGCGTGATGCGCCGGCTTGCCATGCAGGCGCAGGAACGCCTGCGTGAGTCGCACGGCGCGAACGCCAGCATCCACGTGTTCAAAAACAACGTGGATTCGGCCGGTCACGCCTTCGGCTGCCATGAGAACTATCTGGTGCGCCGTTTCGTGCCGTTGGAGAACGTGGAGCGCGAGCTGCTGCCGTTCCTCATCACCCGCCAGCTGTTCACCGGCGCGGGCCGGGTCACCGACGAGGGATTGCAGATCACGCAGCGCGCTGATTTTCTCGACGAGGCCGTCTCCTCGGCCACCACGCGCGCCAGACCCATGGTGAACACGCGCGACGAACCGCACGCCGACCCGGACAGTTTCCGCCGTCTGCATGTGATCATCGGGGATTCCAACCGCTCGCAGTGGGCCACATGGATGAAGCTCGCCACCACGCATCTGGTGCTGTGCGTGATGGAGCACGCCGCGCGCGCGGGTGAGCCGTCGGGATTCGAGCCGATGGCGCTGGTTGATCCGGCCGCGGCGAATCGCGCCGTCAGCCGGTATTTGATGCGGGACGATATCGTGTTGGAAACCGCCGACGGCGTCATGTCGCCGCTTGCCATGCAACGTCGGTACTTGGAGCTGGTCGAGGTCTTCGCCGCCGACCATGCGGATGAGTTGAACGATGTGCCGCATGTGTTGGAGCAGTGGTGTGAGGCGTTGGACGCGTTGGAATCCGGCGATTTCGACGCGCTCGCCGACCGTGTGGATTGGGCGGCGAAACGGCGTCTGTTCGCGGCTCTTGAGGCCCGTCATCCGGGAATGGCCCGCACGCAATTGGAGCATCTCGAACTGGATTATCACGATGTGGCCAACGGTCGTGTCTACGAGTCGCTGCTGGCCCGCGGGCAGATGCGCGTTCTGGCGGATGACGGGACCGCGTTCCGTGCGATGGGCGAGCCTCCTTCGGATACCAGGGCCGCGTTGCGTGGCGCGTTCGTCGGCGCGGCGCTGAACGCCGGCGCGCAGTTCTCCTGCGATTGGACGCGGCTGACGGTCAGCGCTCCGGAACGCCACGAGGTCGCGCTGCTCGACCCGTTCCGCGCCGAACCCACCGAGGAATACCTCCGCATGATGCGTTCGCTGGGGTGA
- a CDS encoding HU family DNA-binding protein: MAYNKSDLVSKIAQKSNLTKAQAEAAVNAFQDVFVEAMQSGEGLKLTGLFSAERVKRAARTGRNPRTGETINIPASYGVRISAGSLLKKAVTK; this comes from the coding sequence ATGGCATACAACAAGTCTGATCTCGTCTCGAAGATCGCTCAGAAGTCCAACCTGACCAAGGCCCAGGCCGAAGCTGCCGTCAACGCTTTCCAGGATGTGTTCGTCGAGGCCATGCAGTCCGGCGAAGGCCTGAAGCTGACCGGTCTCTTCTCCGCTGAGCGCGTCAAGCGCGCCGCCCGTACCGGCCGCAACCCCCGCACCGGCGAGACCATCAACATCCCGGCTTCCTACGGCGTCCGCATCTCCGCCGGCTCCCTGCTCAAGAAGGCCGTCACCAAGTAA
- a CDS encoding lysylphosphatidylglycerol synthase transmembrane domain-containing protein, which produces MTNGIESNRHASTTTESLEAGLNSYSTRSAGGVHIDDIAPRRTRDFGDLTRAALSVVVAIVAVVCAATMRGLTSGVESDAHTAAQAIEWLADVPSSVLQQLATIVIVVMVLAQLLLSREWFQAAVSVIGMFVGYGAIWGISALISGSGSPALIAAMSSAATAYGIGLLPDVYAGIGAFLTVAGPRRIRSTVKWAWNMLYALAAIMVVLSWHSVAGMVVALATGRVIGMLIRFIVGTRNTGVWGEQLVVALKGIGLNPVSLTRRHDPVVSGNALTAVLDDDLVEGSRIYDLETRNGRHYLVSVLDGQRHTAGYLKQLWQWMRFTDVSMRRDRSTRDATQHHQAMLMGLEHAGLPVSRPYGVADTEDSSVLVLDANTQALPCNLNTLTNDDATAYMRYLDVANRRGYTHRRITPDTLARLDDGTPIIAGWHNGDNASMPANVALDKVQMLALMSALIGIDRTIEAAQVAWGTDALVELAPFVQKVAVPSDIRALPAWDRQLVDRLRKRLLALGPQEVAESMEPVALARFSPRSFIAMALLIVAVAVVFTQLKPDEVIAAVTNARPSMAAFCLLLSIIAWLGSSLSLGAFIDRDRRNVVGVFMSQVAAGFATVSMPAGVGPSFVNLQFLRRSGYRNTPATAIISAVLVVYYVVYVMMLVIIGLFTGRDMLSGMIPTNTLIIVLGVVVIVCSVAMMIPPVRRLVARRLVPIVKSYTSQLWDVLSQPRALACSALGVLIQNVALGLAFWAALLAFGTTTNPIETMFVFMLANALGSAVPTPGGLGGVEAALTFAFVAVGVPQGVALSATLLYRVVFYWLRIPLGALAMRWLARHNLV; this is translated from the coding sequence ATGACGAACGGCATCGAAAGCAATCGGCACGCTTCGACGACGACCGAATCCCTCGAGGCGGGCTTGAACTCGTATTCCACGCGTTCCGCGGGCGGTGTGCATATCGATGACATCGCGCCGCGCCGCACCCGCGACTTCGGCGATCTGACGCGCGCGGCGTTGTCGGTGGTCGTCGCGATCGTCGCGGTGGTGTGCGCGGCCACGATGCGCGGCCTCACCTCGGGAGTGGAGTCCGACGCGCATACCGCGGCGCAGGCCATCGAATGGTTGGCCGACGTGCCGTCGTCCGTGCTGCAGCAGCTGGCCACCATCGTGATCGTGGTGATGGTGCTCGCGCAGCTGCTGCTCTCGCGCGAATGGTTTCAGGCCGCCGTTTCGGTCATCGGCATGTTTGTCGGATATGGCGCGATTTGGGGTATCTCCGCGCTGATCAGCGGCAGCGGCAGCCCCGCCCTGATCGCCGCGATGTCGTCCGCGGCGACCGCATACGGCATCGGCCTGCTGCCGGACGTCTACGCCGGCATCGGCGCGTTCCTCACCGTCGCGGGTCCGCGCCGCATCCGTTCCACCGTCAAGTGGGCGTGGAATATGCTCTACGCGTTGGCCGCGATCATGGTGGTGCTGTCATGGCATTCGGTGGCGGGCATGGTGGTGGCGTTGGCCACCGGCCGTGTGATCGGCATGCTGATCCGTTTCATCGTCGGCACGCGCAACACCGGCGTGTGGGGCGAACAGCTGGTGGTCGCGCTCAAAGGCATCGGACTCAACCCCGTCTCGCTGACGCGCCGCCATGATCCCGTCGTCTCCGGCAACGCCCTGACCGCCGTGTTGGATGACGATCTGGTCGAAGGCTCGCGCATCTACGATTTGGAAACCCGCAACGGCAGGCATTATCTCGTTTCCGTGCTCGACGGCCAGCGCCACACCGCCGGCTATCTCAAGCAGCTTTGGCAGTGGATGCGGTTCACCGACGTCTCCATGCGCCGCGACCGTTCCACACGCGACGCCACCCAGCATCATCAGGCCATGCTGATGGGTCTGGAGCACGCGGGGCTGCCGGTCTCGCGTCCCTACGGCGTCGCCGACACCGAGGATTCCTCGGTGCTGGTGCTCGACGCCAACACGCAGGCGCTGCCGTGCAATCTCAACACGCTCACCAACGACGACGCCACCGCCTACATGCGTTATCTCGACGTCGCCAACCGCCGCGGATACACGCATCGCCGAATCACTCCGGACACGCTCGCCCGTCTGGACGACGGCACGCCGATCATCGCCGGATGGCATAACGGCGACAACGCCTCGATGCCCGCCAACGTCGCGTTGGACAAGGTGCAGATGCTCGCGCTGATGAGCGCGCTGATCGGCATCGACCGCACCATCGAGGCAGCGCAGGTCGCGTGGGGCACCGACGCGTTGGTCGAGCTCGCGCCGTTCGTCCAGAAGGTCGCCGTCCCCTCCGACATCCGCGCGCTGCCCGCGTGGGACCGCCAATTGGTCGACCGTCTGCGCAAGCGGCTGCTCGCCTTGGGCCCGCAGGAGGTCGCCGAATCGATGGAACCCGTGGCGCTGGCCCGTTTCTCGCCGCGCTCGTTCATCGCGATGGCGCTGCTGATCGTGGCCGTGGCCGTGGTGTTCACCCAGCTCAAGCCCGACGAGGTGATCGCCGCCGTCACCAACGCGCGCCCGTCCATGGCCGCCTTCTGTCTGCTGCTCAGTATCATCGCCTGGCTGGGTTCGTCCCTGTCGTTGGGCGCGTTCATCGACCGCGACCGACGCAACGTCGTGGGCGTGTTCATGTCGCAGGTGGCGGCCGGATTCGCCACCGTGTCCATGCCGGCCGGCGTGGGCCCCTCGTTCGTGAACCTGCAGTTCCTGCGCCGCAGCGGCTACCGCAACACGCCGGCCACCGCCATCATCAGCGCGGTGCTGGTGGTGTATTACGTGGTGTATGTGATGATGCTGGTGATCATCGGCCTGTTCACCGGCCGCGACATGCTTTCCGGCATGATCCCCACCAACACGCTGATCATCGTGCTGGGCGTGGTGGTGATCGTCTGCTCGGTGGCGATGATGATCCCCCCGGTCCGCAGGTTGGTCGCGCGCAGACTGGTGCCCATCGTCAAGTCGTATACCAGCCAGTTGTGGGATGTGCTTTCCCAACCCCGCGCGCTGGCGTGCAGCGCTCTGGGCGTGCTGATACAGAATGTGGCGCTGGGACTGGCGTTTTGGGCGGCGTTGCTGGCATTCGGCACCACGACGAATCCCATCGAGACGATGTTCGTGTTCATGCTCGCCAACGCGCTCGGTTCGGCCGTGCCCACGCCGGGTGGCCTGGGCGGCGTTGAGGCGGCGTTGACCTTCGCGTTCGTGGCCGTGGGCGTTCCCCAAGGCGTGGCATTGTCGGCCACGCTGCTGTACCGCGTCGTGTTCTACTGGCTGCGTATTCCGTTGGGAGCGTTGGCGATGCGGTGGCTGGCGAGGCACAATCTCGTCTGA